A region from the Manihot esculenta cultivar AM560-2 chromosome 13, M.esculenta_v8, whole genome shotgun sequence genome encodes:
- the LOC110612820 gene encoding probable carboxylesterase 11 isoform X1, with protein sequence MPSVIAKLYSVFFKYQQKSLLQSLSQLPFSDKADPFGLTSRPHESIASSNPLFTDGVATKDIHVDPFSSLSLRIFLPETALASPLATSRDYDVPTYGGYSPPTSKFNRKLPVMLQFHGGGFVSGSNDSVANDTFCRRIAKLCDVIVVAVGYRLAPESRYPAAFEDGLTVLNWLAKQANLASCRRSFQLSAAAQAVGEVNLEKKFAAASESLRRGIMFANSLYL encoded by the exons ATGCCAAGCGTAATCGCTAAACTTTATAGCGTTTTCTTCAAATATCAACAAAAAAGCCTTCTGCAGAGCTTATCACAGCTTCCTTTCAGCGATAAAGCTGACCCTTTTGGCTTAACTTCTCGGCCCCATGAATCTATCGCCTCCAGCAACCCTTTATTTACTGACGGTGTCGCTACCAAGGACATCCACGTCGACCCCTTTTCTTCCCTTTCTCTCCGGATCTTCCTCCCTGAAACCGCTCTCGCTTCCCCATTAGCTACTAGTCGAGATTACGATGTACCCACTTATGGAGGATATTCTCCACCGACGAGTAAGTTCAACAGGAAGTTGCCTGTAATGTTGCAGTTTCACGGAGGTGGGTTTGTAAGTGGGAGCAATGATTCGGTGGCAAACGATACTTTTTGCAGGAGGATAGCCAAATTGTGCGACGTAATTGTTGTTGCTGTTGGGTATAGATTGGCACCAGAGAGTAGATACCCAGCTGCGTTTGAAGATGGCCTCACAGTTTTGAATTGGCTGGCCAAACAGGCGAATTTGGCTTCTTGTAGGAGATCCTTCCAG CTGTCTGCCGCTGCTCAAGCTGTAGGGGAAGTAAATCTGGAGAAAAAATTTGCAGCAGCGAGTGAAAGCCTGCGCCGAGGTATTATGTTTGCCAATTCACTATATCTATGA
- the LOC110612820 gene encoding probable carboxylesterase 11 isoform X2, which produces MPSVIAKLYSVFFKYQQKSLLQSLSQLPFSDKADPFGLTSRPHESIASSNPLFTDGVATKDIHVDPFSSLSLRIFLPETALASPLATSRDYDVPTYGGYSPPTSKFNRKLPVMLQFHGGGFVSGSNDSVANDTFCRRIAKLCDVIVVAVGYRLAPESRYPAAFEDGLTVLNWLAKQANLASCRRSFQLSAAAQAVGEVNLEKKFAAASESLRRGRLIL; this is translated from the exons ATGCCAAGCGTAATCGCTAAACTTTATAGCGTTTTCTTCAAATATCAACAAAAAAGCCTTCTGCAGAGCTTATCACAGCTTCCTTTCAGCGATAAAGCTGACCCTTTTGGCTTAACTTCTCGGCCCCATGAATCTATCGCCTCCAGCAACCCTTTATTTACTGACGGTGTCGCTACCAAGGACATCCACGTCGACCCCTTTTCTTCCCTTTCTCTCCGGATCTTCCTCCCTGAAACCGCTCTCGCTTCCCCATTAGCTACTAGTCGAGATTACGATGTACCCACTTATGGAGGATATTCTCCACCGACGAGTAAGTTCAACAGGAAGTTGCCTGTAATGTTGCAGTTTCACGGAGGTGGGTTTGTAAGTGGGAGCAATGATTCGGTGGCAAACGATACTTTTTGCAGGAGGATAGCCAAATTGTGCGACGTAATTGTTGTTGCTGTTGGGTATAGATTGGCACCAGAGAGTAGATACCCAGCTGCGTTTGAAGATGGCCTCACAGTTTTGAATTGGCTGGCCAAACAGGCGAATTTGGCTTCTTGTAGGAGATCCTTCCAG CTGTCTGCCGCTGCTCAAGCTGTAGGGGAAGTAAATCTGGAGAAAAAATTTGCAGCAGCGAGTGAAAGCCTGCGCCGAG GGAGATTGATTTTGTGA